The genomic DNA ACAAACTGCACAGGTGAGTGCTGCCATTTCATGGGGAATGGGGCTGCATTCAACATTGAAAGAAATCATGGAGGGCTGATGTATGGGAGAGAAGATGTAGGCTCCCTGTCACTCTGAGAGGGAACAGTGGCAGGATTCTGAGAGAAGATCATTTCCTAAATGCaatccagaattgtttctgtGTCCACAAGGACGTTTTTGGTCACTGGGCATGAGTTGCTCCTTACACTGGACAGGCAGGAGTAGGAGACAGAGGCACCTGCAGTGCAGCCTGGAGTAGGAAGCTCTTACTCCCATAGCTTCTGCACTATGTGTGTGatttttcctcttaagactgAGAACTTTAATCTGAGCTATGTAAATTCTGGTAACTTCAATCCTTTGTGGATAgtgcactctttctttcttttgtcatgatttcatttattGTCAATTTCTCCTTTTCTAGTTCCAATGTAAACTATGAAATATGAGAATAATATAAAACAGATATGAGACCATATACTAACAACCAATTTTAGAAAATGGATCTTCAAAGCATGCTGCAAACTTTCCTAAGTATTATGTATGTCAGCTCATTGACTCCCTAAAATATACCTATATTGCATAAAAcataatttacatataaaatactttttatagaAGTCCAGTAATATCCTTAAACTGATGAATACATGTATTTGGGAAAACAGAATTTACATCTGCATCTGGGTGTCCATACAacatcttctccttctccttctccttctccttctccttctccttctccttctccttctccttctccttctccttctccttctccttctccttctccttctccttNNNNNNNNNNNNNNNNNNNNNNNNNNNNNNNNNNNNNNNNNNNNNNNNNNNNNNNNNNNNNNNNNNNNNNNNNNNNNNNNNNNNNcttcttcttcttcttcttcttcttcttcttcttcttcttcttcttcttcttcttcttcttcttcttcttcttcttcttcttcttcttcttcttctaagacagtgtttctctgtgtagctctggctgttctggaactcactttgcagaccaggctggccctgaactcaaaaatctgcctgcctctgcctcccaagtgttgggattaaagtgatgtgccaccaccgccctgccaTAAAACATCTTCTTGTGAATCCTGAACTTTTTATTACTAATGTTTGGTATCACTCAAGCTCCTGGAATATATATAACCCTCCACCACATCATTTGTGACAAAACTCATCATTTAATTGAATTGATTGATACTAATATTGTGAAGGCAAGTAGCTTGTGATagctaattaaaatatacatatgtggaCAGAACtgctggctcagtagttaaaagcatttACTGCTCTCACAGAGTTCGCTGATTCAATTTTCAGCACCAACAGTGCAGCTAACAATAAGTGACAGTTCCATATCCAAGAAATCTAATGCCTCATTCTAACTTCtgagggcactaggcacacaagCAGTacccaggaaacacacacacacacacacacacacacacacagtaactaactaaaaggaaacaaaatgaaatagtcATAGAAATGTCTGTCTGATAGTTCCTTGAATTGatgtaaatgaacattttttcagtgcaggagtgacactatttaccaaaaaagtttctttatttcaataaatataatgGTATCTTACAGAACCAAtaagtatatgtttaaaaatacacagtCATAAAAAGATCATTACAGAGGTGATTCAACTAAAAATTAGCCACATTGATTAATTACTTTTAAGATAGTCCATGATATTCAGTGAATCTGTGGAAACTTGGAAATTTATTTCCCCTGTGTAAGCAAGGAAACAGAGAATATATTTCTGAATGAGTATTCCAAACTGGATCGACTTCCCCAGAGCAGTAAGGAATGAGAGCAACCAAGGAATCTTTTCATTCAGTTCCTCTCTGTGATTTATACAGGATTGTACAACCATAACACTCAGTGATTTATACATAAGTCATTTTCTAGCATTCTATAACAGTATATACAAGGTAACCCATGTGCTAATGCATCGTTCAGGTCTTCTCAGCACAGAGGGGTTGATATAAACACACTAATAGAGAGCATAGTCCTTAAGGTTCAGGAAAATTGTAAGAGACACATGTGTGACCTGTGGGCAGCACTGAGCTATGAAGGGTCATGGCTGGAATCAGGTCAAGAAGAGAACATCACAGGTACCCTTGCTGCAGAGTGAGTGCAAGTGTTACACCTGCTCAGGAGAAGCTCCAAGTGATTCCCAGATAAATTCAGTGAGCagcaaagaaaactgaaatgtgGAAGACAGATAGACTTAAGGTTCCCACATTAAACTCTTTATGATTTGTGAAAATGAGGTCAAAATGAAGATATTTATGTTTAATCCTTACTTTAACTTTAAAGGGGAGAATAAAAAATGGATGCCGTGTAGAAAATTACCCAAATCAGTATGAGGTAATAGGCTGTTTGTCATTTACAGGGTATAGAATATGTGACTGATAAAATCACTGATTTTGGTGAACCTTAGAAATCAACGTGGTAAGAAACACTTCTGCCTGGAGTTTAGAGGAACAATGCCTAAACTGTGAGCTGAGATTGGCTGTTTCCTTGGGAGACTATCCATAGAGAATGGTCAAGAAAAGGAAGGGGGTAGCTTACCTTTCACATGATCCCACAAATAAGATGAAATGGAACAAAGATTAATGAAACACTTCCAAGTAAAATTAATGATAAGTTATGTACTATTATAAcaaattaatctttttattatttatttctaaagtaAATTCAGAATTGCAGTCAAAGAAAAGCCACATTACTTACCTGGAAAGCAACACTGTTTGGGCATGTATTATAGAAACATGGAGAAACTGccaaattttttgttgttgttgttatcacaGTGCATACTTGAGTGATGAGTGTGTACCAGATTGCAAAGAGGGTCCGAGCTGAGAAGCATCTAATGATCGGTATCATGACTTAGAAACTCTAGGATGCGGTCCTTTGTTTGGGTGTTCTCATGGGAAAATGTTTAGATATGAAGAATATAAAGAACTACCTTCTGTGGAGGCATCAGCATGGTGCTCATGTCCAATTGTCAATATCATCACCTCCAGGTCtgtagaagaaagaatggaaagtccaagaacaAGATCAGGAAACTTTAAGCAAAGAAGTCTGCATTTACATAATACACTGTTCATTTcactaaagaaaacagaaaacccatgGGCATGAACTAGAtcatgttttcttccttgtgtttctgAAAAGGTTTTCCTAGATCTGAGCATGAAGATGATTTGGAGTGACTTCATCGCGGGGACAATTTTCCTTTCACTTATTTTACTTGGATTTTTAGGAAACAACATATTAATTGTGAGACATTTATATGTAGTCATCATAGGTcctgagaagaaaataatagataTTATTCTCATCCACTTGGCTTTTGTAAACACAATCATTATTTATTGCATAGGTATCAGAAACATAGCCACAAGTTTTTACATCAGAAACTTCCTGGGTGATGTTGGttgtaaaattataatttatctaGAGAGGGTTGCCCGTGGCCTCTCTATCTGCACCACCTGTCTCCTCAGCGTGGTCCAGGCTGTCACCATCAGTCCCAGGACCACACTGTGGAGAAAGCTCAAACCTCAGACACCATGGCATATTcttgcctttctcctcctcttttggATATTTAATTCCCTCATAAGCTCCAATTTGCTTCACTATATCACAGCAGGCAGCAGCATAAACAGGTCTGTAGTTGGGATGTTTACTGTGTATTGCTATATGCTGCCATCCAGGAACACAGTTAAATGGCTGTTCCTTTCTTTCATGGCTTTTCGTGATGTCATTTTCCAAAGCCTCATGGGCTGGAGCAGTGGGTCCATGGCTCTCCATCTGTATAAGCATCACAAGCGTGTCCTCTACCTTCACAGCTCCAGGTCTGCTGACAATTCTAGGCCAGAAATCAGAGCTACCCAGAGGGTTCTCACTCTCatgacatgttttcttttcttttattgggcagatttcattttctccttataCACAGgttccacagtgacacatgacTCCACAATACTATATATTAAAGCATTTTTAGTACTTAGTTATGTTGGTCTCAGCCCCTTTGTCCTGATCATCTGGGATATTTGTCTTCCTAAGCCCTGCTGTGTCCCCTGAGCAATAAGATATTCCTTTTCTCAATGAGTTCTTTGTGAACAAAAGCTATAATCACTGGAATTACTGTGCTTTGCCATTCTAATGTATCATAGCAATAATTGGTTATGATAATAaatgtttggtttgggttttgttttattttgtggatttttttgcttgtttgttttgttttgttttgtttttgtttggtttgttgttgttgtttttcagacagCTTGTCCTAGATAATTGAAGACTGGTTCAAGCTCTAGGAAGTGGGCAGGGATGCTCCACATCCTATGATCCTACATGCCGGGGTCTAGCCTGGACACACGATCAGGGTTcccaactggaagcagggataacTGGAAAGTGCATAAGGAATACACAGGACACTaatttttgggggtgggggagtataaGCTGATGGGCCATCTGGAAACTTGAGGTTCTGCTTTCTCCATCTCTTGCAGACTTGCGCCTGCTTGCTAGCGCTCTCCCAGGCACTCTCTCAGGCAGGAGGTTGTGCTCCCTGCCCCTCTAACTAACTCCTAACTTTTATTGCCACTCAAAAGGGGAAGTAGAAAGAGAGACATTGAATAATCATTACCAGATGTgtcaaattcaaaagaatgacCAGATCTCACAAAGAATTAAGAATTACAATCATTCCCCAAAGTTTCAGGATTGCTCACTTTCGTAGGCCGGTGGccaaaataaaaattgcaaatttatcattatttaaactctAACACTAAACTTATCATACTTCAGAACTCAAAGCTCCAAGGACAATGACATGTGGTTAACTGTGAAGTTCCATTGATACACAACATGGGCAAAAGTGTCAGACAGTGGTTAGAATCATGTTAATCTTAATTCAGCAATCACAATCTTCTGCTTTTGCACACTGCACACAATGACACTCATAAGAGTCCCAGTATTTAGATTTAGTTTTACTACCATATTATTTTATGCATTCTGTCTTCTTTCGGGAGTCTAACTTTTACTTGCTTGTCCATACATATCTAAAAGAGACCAGGAACCAGTCTAAAATGTTGTGTAAAACTCATTTCATAACTTCAataccttattttctttctgaaagtgTCCCATGTTTATATTCCCTTATTCCATTTTCCCCTATCCCATGATTGTGTCTCTCATACTAATGATTTTCATAGTTCCAGTAAATCTCTTCACTTTCTGGTAATGGAACTTGTATGACTTTAGCAGTATGTGGTTCTGCTTCATTTTCTAACTTATTTCTAGACATAATTTCTTCAAAGTTTCTTTACAAGTTAAACATTAATCCAAaactaccattgtgcagttaCTCCATTGTTCTAAAAAATGAGAGTTCCTCCTGGATTCTTAGGTTAATTTTCCAGAATTGCTTTTACAGAATGCACCTGGGACATTAGGACTGTTCTGTGCTGTTCCCCTAAGCCTCAATTTTTGACTGTTTAATGATTATTATAAAAaagaacatctagtttcacagaattcacagaacagaaggagaaagaaataggaaaatcaGATATTAGcagaataattatgcacaccaaggccaactgcaaagcagtcacacacaaatgaaatctatatagCTGTAGTCCAGGGCTGAGGTCAGGAGAAATGAGAACAACTTTTCTACAAACAAGCTGCCTGTGGGCTTCTGAGATGTCACCATCCAGGTCTGCTGTGAGCAGTTCCTTATTCCTGATGGAGGGTTCCCTGGAGGGATGTGTCTCGtgcttctcagggtcccagatgcCATCCACGTCATAGTATGCTGTCTCCAGCACCCATCATTCCTGTCATGTAGTTTGGCATGATGCATCCTTCATAGGGAAATGTGAAGGGCATGCTGTCACCCAAAATTAGAATTGTGTTGTTCCGTATGCTAGAGTTTTAGTCTTATAAGGACCCACAAAACTTTCCTCTCTTCTTGTTCCTTCTACTGCCCTTCCATCATCACTGACTCCTCTACTTATTTACAAAGCACTTAGTACTGGGCTTCTAACCCCATGTACAGGAAAACAAGTGAAGAAGAAGGATGTCAGAAAGCACCCTGTATCTGAAGGTCTCTTACTAAGTGGAGAGGACCAGGACAAGAAGCTAATTCACTGAACCTACTAAGTGCTTGGCATTTCAGGGTCCCAGTATCTAAAGAATGGGTAAAACTAAAACCTGTAAGGCAGTTCCAAACACTTTCATGACATTGCTGTGTGGTCACAGAATTAATAAGAAAACACAGGGGAAATGTCACTGTTAGAGATTGCCATCATGGTTAGGAAAACGAGTTCCACTTGAGAGTGACAGTTCCTGAGTCCAGGGCTATGTAAACTTCTCAGGAACACTGACCCACGGCAGCTGGCTCCCACTTACACTTACACATTAGGGTATACACAGAATATTTGGCATTTCAAGGAAATTGCACCTCTGAATGCCAGCCATGCTTGGGTTCTCTCCTTGCACTGCTGCTCATGTGCATGGGGTTCAGTTGCTGATGGAAGGACTGCCATGCTCAGACCCAGAAAGGAGATGCTCGCTGAAGCCCATGCAGTGTGGCATTGTCCAGGGACAGGACCTTGCAGGTCTTAGAACTCCATAGGCTCCAGACTAGGAGGACAAGAAGGATCCAGAAAGTTCCCTGGACACTTGTCCTCCAGGCCCCCTATGCTGCAGACTCCCCAGGGAGGCTCCTGTAGGCACCCTATGTGCTGTTCACCAAAGTTCTCCTTCAGCTCGCTGGAGCTCCTACCTGAGAAGTGGAAACATCTCAATAGTTACTGAAGGAGTACCAAACATATCTGACAGGGgagcccaggacacacacactcacacacccacgcacccacgcacacacacacacacacacacacacacacacacccttgtcttcttcctgatcAAGAGTTGAAATTCGAGGAtcggcaggagccatcttggttccaggactccaccaaaaagtagtctgcacaggtgagagtgtacacacaggagcagacagcttctgggacaggtgggagccacagaacttctgaggcagtgcccttttcaggctccagacatccgaccaccttcccAGCCCGAGGACAGGTGTCCGTCCGGCccaggaggcttttgcctcaggatcgctggtagccatcttggttccaggactccaacGAAAAAGTAGtcagcacaggtgagagtgtgcacacagaagctaacagcttctgtgacaggccaaagcaacacagcttctgggaaagatcctgctttgggccttcatctttggccagaaGGGAGGTCAGAATGTAAGGTATCTctgcatcttccctgcaagaggagagcttgcctgcagagagtgctctgaccactgaaactcagaggagagagatagtctcccaggtctgctgatagagggtaaaagaatcaccagaagaacaatctctaaacagagacaactataacaaataactccagagattagcagatggtgaaaggtaaacataagaatcttactaacagaaaccaagaccactcaccatcatcagaacccagcactcacactttgcccagtccagggctccccaacacacccaaaaagctagacccagatttaaaagcatatctcatgatgatggtagaggacatcaagaaggactttaataactcaattaaagaaatactg from Mus caroli unplaced genomic scaffold, CAROLI_EIJ_v1.1 scaffold_14924_1, whole genome shotgun sequence includes the following:
- the LOC110289171 gene encoding putative vomeronasal receptor-like protein 4 gives rise to the protein MKMIWSDFIAGTIFLSLILLGFLGNNILIVRHLYVVIIGPEKKIIDIILIHLAFVNTIIIYCIGIRNIATSFYIRNFLGDVGCKIIIYLERVARGLSICTTCLLSVVQAVTISPRTTLWRKLKPQTPWHILAFLLLFWIFNSLISSNLLHYITAGSSINRSVVGMFTVYCYMLPSRNTVKWLFLSFMAFRDVIFQSLMGWSSGSMALHLYKHHKRVLYLHSSRSADNSRPEIRATQRVLTLMTCFLFFYWADFIFSLYTGSTVTHDSTILYIKAFLVLSYVGLSPFVLIIWDICLPKPCCVP